Part of the Antechinus flavipes isolate AdamAnt ecotype Samford, QLD, Australia chromosome 2, AdamAnt_v2, whole genome shotgun sequence genome is shown below.
CCTTTTTATCTAGTTCATCCTTCTTCTGGCAGCCTAGATTTCCCTTTGTGTCCTCCTTCCAATTCCAGGGGATGAAAAAGTTTCAAATGAAGGCATACCCCAccgcccccaccccaccccacccccacacatACATTAAGGATCCTTATCctagagcattttaaaatgtatatttccaAACCTTTCTGTAACCAGAGAAATTGTATATAGCAGTATTGTAGCATGatattttgcaattctttaaGCTATAAGTAGAGATAAAAGTATAAATCAAACTTTAATGTATCTGgacaaataatagcaataatagctaatgtttacaTAGTAAATACCATGTACTAGGCACTGAGCTAAGGGCttcacaaattttatctcatttgatcttcacaataatcctgcaaGATAGATTgctattattaccactattaaacagataagaaaactgaggcacaaagagattCAGTGACATAGCCATATGCGACTAAGggttgatttgaattcaggtctcttaCTCTAGGCTGACTATCTCTAGATAGAGTCCATAGTTATTTGaatgttgtctctcctattagactaTCTCCTTGAGATTTTTATAGCACTTagaggtttgcaaagcaattcctaaatattatctcattttgtctcctcctccctcccaccccacctCAAATTCTGGGAGAGAAGAactattaccttcattttacaaatgaaacagGCTAAGTGAGTTGGTCAATATTTACTTCCATTTCTATAAACTGGTTGTCTACAAAGATCTAAATCATCATGAAAcctagtcaacaagcattttctaagtgcttactatgtgccaagcatcaTAGCACCGGCATACAATTTAAACAATTCAATCCTTGTTCTTAAGGGATATACATTCTAACATGGGTGGGAGAAATGCTGTTAATGTCCAGAGTCAGGAGAATAATAAAGAATGATTGGTCTGGAATTTTCCTCAGAGTAGAGATTCTGGAGGAACTCTCAAATGGGAGGTGAGGGTTGTAAGGCAGAAGAATGCCAGGGTGAAAAGGTTACAAGGAAAAGAGGGAACTTCCAAAATAAGAAGTAAACTCAGGCAAGGTGATTTTGAGCTAGAAGCAAATccaagagagaaatgaaaatatgaattgtCCTATTCAATCTAACATTTATAGGCAAGTCTGACAAATATAAGATTGTTATTTTGAAAGGtatttttagaaatgatgatAGTATTTATGTCACAAATAGGAGATAGAATTACCAAGCAAAATTTTATCTAAGGGTATTTTAGCTAACAACAAAATTTAAGTCTGAAGgccaagtaaaagaaaaaaaaagttaatgatttGGTTGTAGATATGATTATTCACATGCCTCTGATCCCTCAGCAATCCCAAAAAGGAGTAGAATAGAGAGTTTGAGTATTAGACTAGACAAGAGTTTGGTTTTACTTATATTGGTATGGGTTATAAAGAAGCAGATCAGAATATCTGGAATTTCCTATGCATACATATGGAAAGAAATCTGACAAATGAACTGTAACCCCAGCAGAAGTATAGTCTTgatgaattatatttattttagtgaTTTATAGATTGACTTTTGCACATCTTCCTCTGAAGCTTCCAGATTTCCTCTCATATCCTCTGAGCACAAAACTTTTCTTTCACACTTAAGAGAATCAGCTTCTATGCCAAATGCTGTCTGCTACTGTCCCTAGAACCAAAATTGTGTCCACAACCATGGTAAAATTCACATTTACTGTTCTTTGGTAGAATATGGGCAAGGAACCTGGTTATAATCTATTAGATCCCAGAGTAAACAGCTTAAAAAACCTGAAagcttagatttaaaaaatggaaaaatagtgaGACTTACAGAAACTTCCAATTTCACGCCTCCTTGCCCTTAAACTCCAGTCATTAACCTTACTCTTGGAAAAAACCTTATGACCACAACATGGCAATGGCCTTATCTTTTAAGTATTTCACAGGAGGTGGTTTGGCTGAATAtatatccaattctttttctctaGTCACACTGTACCCAGGAAAATGAAGTACTCCCAGAAGTCAGGTATAGACTATTAGAACTCATATGGGAATTGGCAATCCTCACAAAACTCTAGTGGCAAAGCAAAAGATCCTATTTGAATATTTTCCTCtaaatgtagagaaaaaaattctctgtttAGGAAAGAAGCCTATCTAAAGAagtatgaaaataaatgtttaatgttcTATTAAGACATAACTTGacagagcagtggatagagtactgggcctctggtcagaaagatctgaattcaattctcacCTCAGATACACTTAGGTTGACCAACTCACCTAGcctatttcatttgtaaaatgagggtaatagtCCCTATCTCCCAGAATttgagggggagggggacagaggaggaggagacaaaatgagataatatttatgaactgctttgcaaatctcaaagtgctttaaaaatttcaatatcaGTCTAAcgggagagacaacatacaaataactacatacaaacaagatatagacaggataaactggagatagtCTCAGAGGAAAAACACCAAAATAAAgaactgggaaaggtttcttgcagaTGGTGGGATTTCAGTTGAAacttaaaaggaagaaagggaagctaGAAGTGAAAATGAGGAGGGAAACCAACCAAAAAGTTATGGCAATAGTCTTGGAGTGAAATAAGAGGCTAGACCATATTGGTGGGagtgtcagaggaaaaaaaaagggtcaTATATGAAAGATGTTAAGAAGGTAAAACTGTCAGGATTTGGCAAACATGGGGAGTGAGAGTAGGAAATAGGTTTTGAACTAGTATAACTAGGAAAATGGAAGTACTTTCAACTGTAATAGGAAAATTAAGAGAAGACAGAGGTGGGGAAGATTACGTTCAGTTTTGTACATGTTGAATTTAGGATGTTCATTCAGTATTCAATTGGCTATATTTATTAgacaattggaacacaagattaaGAGTCAGGAGAGGTTAATTTGGACAAATAGATGTGAGTCATCTGCACTAATTAAATAATGGGAGCTAAGAGctccaaatgaaatagtatatgtCTATATAGTTGGGGTTAGATAGAAAAACTCATGggaaatgagaaagctgaggaaaTGGGAAGGTGGTTGGGGGAAGAGGGATACCAATATATGTTGAAATTCCGTAGTAGGAAGGTAGGAGTTAAGGAGGAAAAACTGATCCAGAAACTGAACTCATTGAAAGAGTTGAGTAACCTGAAGGTCAGTAGATAACAGCTAGAAGAATGATTATGTGATAAATATGACTTGAACATCAAGGAAGCAGAGTCTGAAGTGGCCATGGTGAGCAAGGAGTAATCAAAATGCCCTGTTGAGGTTAGGGAACTGGGGTGTCTGAGTTTAAGTGCCATCAGTGCTGTAATAGGCAGCCAGGAAAGCTGCGTGATCCAGAGGGACTTAGGTCTCAGTAAGTGTAAGTCAGAGGGAGTAGAAAGGAAACAAGATTAAGATGAAATCTAGTTTGTTACCTATAGAGCGTACcctaaagagggaaaaaggaggtagaaggggaaagagagtgaTGGGAATGAGAGTAAAGAGGGGAACAAGGAACAATGGCTCTCTATATATTCATAATCATCAGGATGGAGTGGAAAGGACCAGTTGGAAATAGGTTAATGGTTGAAGAATGAATGTAGGTAAATTATCACTGATTACAAGAGTTTGGCCCTAGATAAAATTGTCACATGGCAACAGGCAACTGTGTGGGGTTGCAAAGTGGTAAGGGTAGAGAATGCCCATACAGGGCAACACAAGCCCAGTGGAGCTGTGGGTAGTCAGAAAGGATACCTAAAGCCTAGTGGAGTGGGAAAGATATCTGATCAAGCtttaaaggaaaatgttattttctttcctagAGATTTTTTGACAATAAGCTTGAAATAACCCCTTTTTTCAGTATTGGAGAGGGataagaattgaaaataattgaaaaacaaaagttattaattttaaaaatttaaataaagtttgaaaaaaattatacttgttACTTAGGTGTAATCATCTCTAAAGAGTACCACAGATGACAGTGAGATCACTTAGTCTTAagagttcaagaatttcaaaggtatCACCCTCTTTTCACCTATTTTCCAAAAGGTAGGAAATAGCTACTATACTTTTCTTTCACTAAGATCACCATTTTCCACCACCATGAAAAAAACTGTTTACTAATTTGTTCTCTCAAATACATCTTTAgttttttaatgatatttcaAAACTCTCATTGGTCATTACAAAATAAATGTGATTAGGAAAACACATTATGTTGGCCATAGCAAAAATTACAATAAAGAACAAACAGATAAAGGGGGTGGGGAGACATAACATTACATACTGAATACAAGTACATTTTAATTGTACAAAATGTCTTTTGCATGTTGCAATATTGCAAATATGTAAGTTACAAtggaaaatctgagttctaaaaaaaaagtttacacaaaatattttatactttcacTATTGCCCTCAGAAAACGTcaaactttctgaattcaatcttttgaaaaacaaagaattgaagctataaataaaaccaaatcattaaaaaaatgtcCATAAAACTATTTCTTGGCATAGGTAATCTTCATGGCATGGGATGGTGTGATTTTAAATCCCTGTAAGGCATCTCTGGCAGCACCAGCTTGTCCATCATTTTCAAATTCCACAAAAGCAATATCGTGTCTCCCAGGTACCAACCGTACTTCTTTGAAACCAggaaacctttaattaaaaagaatggggcaaagagaaaataagataatgtatctAATACcaattatgaaagaaattaattaGCAACCTTTTCTCCAAACACACAATGATAAAGAGCTCTGTGTATCTGCCCTGAAACACACTACTCAAAACCAAAAATAAGTTGtaaaatcaatagtttttttaaaaagctatctatccatttatctctacacatatatgtatatacctgcAAACACagaaatatatgcacatatgtatattgaATTTAATCAAAGCTTTGCCTCATGTTTTTTTCAAGTTCAAGTGACAATCCTAGACCAAATCAGCAAACAAAACACTGTTCTGTAATGAACAGATAGATTAAAATCAGGAAATTATAATTTGTTCTATCAGGGGGCTTTCATTAGAAGCAAAgactcattcatttaaaaaaaaaaaacacacaacaacaaaacaaacttaCTGATTGAACAGCATAGATAACATCATTTCATTAGTCTCCTCTGGCAAgttatttaagaataaaatataattcggTGGGTAGTCAGGCACctacaaaaacacaaaataaacttAGGTCACCAGGCAGAGAACCATTAAGTGCTATTAGAATTCAgagaagaggggcagctaggtggcgcagtggatagagcaccagccctgaagtcagaaggacctgagttcaaatctggtctcagacactgtctagctgtgtgaccctgggcaagtcacttaaccccaattgcctcaaaaaaaaaaaaaaaaaaaaaaaaagaattcagagaagaacacatatattatataaacagtTCAGATATTCACATTTTTTACTGATGGGAAGGGCATCAGATTTTGTTGCACAGAAAACTGTTCTGATTCCCAAAGCTTTCCTcattaacaaagagaaaaaaaactttttcttcccaatataatcaaaataattaattaacaaaGAAAGAGCTTTTAAGAGAATATGGACAGcttttttaatcattatatatTTGGAGGGGAGGACAgaggtgagggaagaagagagaattctctagaaatgatttcatattaactatagttatataatatagcatattaGTAATATGCTAGCATCCAAAGATCAAATAATTAGAAGGGACCCTATAACTTATCTAGTTCAAACTCTGTCTGAACAAGACCACTCCCTTTATAGCATTTCTTATCTTCTGCTTAGAAATCCTTAGTGGTAGGGAATGTTCTCTTTTCCAAAGCAATCCCTTTCTTTGGGGATTAATAATTGCGACAATTTTTTCCTTATACTGTATCTAAATATGTTTCTGTGCAATGTTCATCCATTGCTCTTAGTTCATAGCCTAGCAATAAACAATATAAGCAATAAGGCTCTAATTTTTATACCAGGCACCTTGCTAAGTTCTGTGAataccaaaaaaggcaaaagagaatcCATGTAttcaagaaacttaaaatttaatgggaaagacaacatgtaaataaacacaaacaaacaagCTATTTaaaggacaaataggaaataatgaacagagagAAGACATTGGAATTAAAAGGACTTGAAaggagaagattctgggaagatggtagagtagatgagaaaaatttcttatctccaaatttcctccactaTCATCACTCTATTTAGTTCATCCTTTCTCACgcttctgcttttcttcttcctacaTCTTTGCCCTCCTATTCCTCAATCTACCCAACCTTCCAAGAGTCTCTCACTTGCCCACCTTGCCCCATTCCCTAACCttttttctatctgaatttagaagactttctATTCTTCTAgatgttgttccctctttaacccattcccaatgaaaCTAAGTTTTCAGCACTACTTGCCCTCCCACATTACTAACTTCTACATCTAACTTTCCTATTAGGCCTCATATGTATGAAATAATCTTTTAGCTCTCTCTccctacagttttttttttttaaatcatcccaTCATACTCAGCCCAACCCAAGCCTTTTTTCAAGCTCCCCAAATAATTATGACAGTCAGGAgtattgataatgagattgagtCAATATAGCtatagtataagaaatgataaggtgATTCAGAAATTGATTCAGATTGatttggaaaaatatagaaagatctTGACTTGGGAAGGAGGATGCTatctatcttcagagaaacagatgacaaGTGGAAATAATTACAGTATGGTCTTACTATATGTATATGAGCGCATTATGtgtgtttatagatatctataagtCTATGTCTAGAGCAATGACatgaaattcaaatagaaaagcaGGCCCTTAAACTGTACACAATATGTATACACGtacgtacacacacatatttgagTTTAACTGTAATATTcttaaggaagagagaggagaggaagggagggtaaagaaataaagtaaaaagtacactcTTAGAagccaacaaaacaaaactaacaggAGGCAAGGAAAAGCTGGGcagttttgaaaacaatgtattttcttgaaatggaaagttactgttttatattgaatcctctcccATGTTCTGCTGTATACATGGCAATATTTATTTTCCcccctcattttgtatttaagcttaaaataaatttttaaaactaccaaaaagggaggaaggggagattggggaaggcttcctgtaaaagatgggattttaggtGGGACTTAAAAGGAAGTCAGAGGGTTGAAGTTAgagcagagagggaaaagagtATTTCAGATATAGGGGACAAAGAAAATGCCCAAAGCCTACTGGACATAAtatgctttttttgtgtgtggaaaCATCAGGAGTACAGTGTCATAGGATCGAAGAGTACTTGGCtgagaataaagtataagaagactgaaaacaCAAGCAGggcaaagatgagaaaaagattataaagggctttgaataacaaacagaggattttctatttgatcctagaggtgattGGGAGCCACTGGAGCTTACTGGGTGGGAAATAAGAGAGTGTGGGTTATGACATGGCCAAACTTGTGTTTAGGAAAATCTGCTACGTGGTGCCAAGCATGACAAATGTTAACACATGTCTATATTATAACctttcaaatgaaaacaattatctGTCCCCTGCTTatattcatcaaagaaaattattaggGATTACTTATATGTAAAAGCTAGCAGTTtcagatttcatttcatttaaaaaaatgagtgccTATTGAATACAAAGTACCATAAGGAAATATAAAGATGATGTCAATAACTACACTTAtttagataacattttccatgCATCACCTCAGTTATCTTTCACAACTCTATGAGAAAAATAGGTTAAatatcatccttattttacataAGACGAAAATGAAGGTGTTATTTATTAAAGTTCATAAAATTTTTAAGGTGATGGTGAACCAGGACTCAAATCCTAGACTTCAAACTATAAGACTAATGTACTTTCCACTATGCCACTATCTGATCAATAATCCTTATGCAACTCAGAAATGAAGAAGGTCCAAATCAGAGAAGCTGGGTTCAAAGATCACTTCTGAAGCTTGCTATCtttttgaccctgggcaaaccatcCTCAGGGAGCctaagttttcttatttgtaaaataaaggtaaaaaaccACTTAAGTTTCATCTAAATATAGATCAAAGGCATTAAACACAGAGTGCCATGGATCcagattacattttaatctaaatttagattttaatttaaattttattttacaaaacatataccaGAAcccagataatgttaatatgtggtctTCTTAGTCAATATAAAGCCCAGAAAGATACTATAGACAGTCTAATGGTCCccaattttatttgcatttgatATCGCTGCTCTAGACATACTTATGATTCATCTCTAAAAGTGCTTATAATGTAATATTCCTAATATTGACATTGACTTGAACTGTGAGCTAAGATAACATTAACTCTacacttttgttttcttccccttGAAAAGGAAAAGTACCCCACTGCCTTTTAGAAATGTCTTTGCTCTAAAAATTTTTTGTCACGTATGTCATAGTATCTTCTATCTTCTTAGAATTTATCTTTgcagttgactttttttttttataaaggattctataaagaaaaaaaattacctgagGATTTGGAGTTGAATTTCCTTGGGTGTTAGCTGAATTTGGTGTGGcctaaaaaagagaaacataaaacaaGGTTACAATTTCTCATCATTACAAACAGCAGGAGTTCAGATTTATAATTACTTAAATACGATAACAGCTTTAAGAAGCTATTATATTTTGTGTTCCATTAAGAATATAACTTTTGATGCCAGATATAAAACACATAgggataatttctttttctaatgaacATAAAAGGATGGTCCCTATTTTAAAAAGCCTCATCCtgatctttacaaatattacataaaatgaaGTTTCTAAAGTTTTAAACTTTCCAATCaaaagtttcaattttattgctaTTAGAAGGACAACCTTgtcataaaagaaaagataaggcaTTTTCAGAAATAGCCTCCTGGATGTGACCAAGGAAAAAAACTGCATCCAATGaaatttgttcttaaaattttcaatagttgTTTTCAGAATGATAATCTTAAGTGTGCTACATAAACTACCTTAAATCTTCCACTAAAGTTACTTAAAACATTCACAGAAATGGATCTTGATAAAGTATTTcttattaacaataaaaaaatcagaacttaagAATACCTCAAAGGACAAAGCTGCTTAAATGCAGtgcatttctttaaatttaaaagataaaagaaaggctgaaaaatctattttttatgtGAATATGCTCCTGGTCTCTCTAGTGTTAAAAATGTCAatgatttctttatataaatCATAATATAATGGGAATCATAAGAGTTGAGACGTCAGCTACTCAGTTTGTAAGCTGGCAATATACACTtaaaattgatgaaatgaaaTGTTATGTAAATAATTTAGCTGACATATTTTTAAGGTCAATACTTATGCAGTTGATTAGCATACCTATTTTTGAGTCTTTTACCTGCTATGACAtaagttttattgaattttcagAATTCCAATACTTGGAACATTAacaataaatctttttaaaaatgacttcatAGACACAATAATATATAAATCCTCTGAGGCAAAAGTGCTaaccaaaaaaaaccctgcaAATTTTACATGAAAAATGATTACCGTTACAaagttttaaatgcatttttctcagcTTACCTGGCCAGGCTTTTTGTTTGCAGCATTAGCAGTTTGCTCCAAAGATttagcctttttcttttcttttttcttttccttatcagCAAAAGTTCCACGCATTTTAGAGATTACATCAGAGTCTGTTTTTGCATATTGAATTcgctgttttaatttttaaaaaagattgaattTTAAATGTCATAAATATTTCAGACTTCTTTGCTAAAATAAAGTATTATGTGCTTATTTAAACAGtacattttttaagaaaaaccTATATCAcaataagaaaattttttcttgCCAGACAATGCGAAGTTTCATTGCTGTtcacaatttaaaatatatgttttaggCTTATATCAAATGAAGTTACAgtacaaatatatttcaaaataaaactatagaataatcaatcaaatatttgttaaacacccACAAAACAATCTTGGATATCTATATAACTTTCCTTTATGCATAAATAGCTCCTAATGGTCTTTTTAGACAACACAAcatagaaaatcataaaaaattagaattgcatTTTTGCCTTATGCCTTTAATTCACATAAACAAGTTATGTTTgctcagagacatcttcaggcaTTTAAGTATACTTCactaaaataaaactcatttatcttttccccaaattctcCACAGATCCTTATTAATAAAGAGGGTACCACCACCAATCTTCATTGCTAACTTGTTTTTACTTTCACAACATCTCCTATACTAGTCTTGTATTCTACAATACATCCATAAACACTAGTTCCAGTCTCCATTATAACTCAGACTATCTAGTTTTTCATTCCTCTCCCTGTGTTAAGTTTCACTGTCTCATCCATCTGTTTTCTATTCAGCAGCCAAGATGATTTTTATAAAGCATAGATTCATTATTACTCCACTCAAAGAGCTTCAGTGGTTACCTAGTATTCTTGgggtcaaatataaactcctctttcTGGCATTAAAGCTCTTCATATTCTGGCCCCTTCCTAAGCCAATAGCTCCCTCCACTTTCTATGATATAGTGATACT
Proteins encoded:
- the SNRPB2 gene encoding U2 small nuclear ribonucleoprotein B'', with product MDIRPNHTIYINNMNDKIKKEELKRSLYALFSQFGHVVDIVALKTMKMRGQAFVIFKELGSSTNALRQLQGFPFYGKPMRIQYAKTDSDVISKMRGTFADKEKKKEKKKAKSLEQTANAANKKPGQATPNSANTQGNSTPNPQVPDYPPNYILFLNNLPEETNEMMLSMLFNQFPGFKEVRLVPGRHDIAFVEFENDGQAGAARDALQGFKITPSHAMKITYAKK